Proteins from a genomic interval of Arachis hypogaea cultivar Tifrunner chromosome 10, arahy.Tifrunner.gnm2.J5K5, whole genome shotgun sequence:
- the LOC112717764 gene encoding metal transporter Nramp6.1, translated as MQGFLDLKMKRWIRNLMTRTIAIAPSLVVSIIGGSSGAGRLIVIASMILSFELPFALIPLLKFSSSSTKMGPHKNSMIIIVISWILGLGIIGINVYYLITAFVGWLIHNSLPKVGNVFIGIIVFPLMAICVGSVIYLTFRKDTVETYIETKDNTAMQTHVEKGFMNSNGELELNHGPIREDLADIPLPE; from the exons ATGCAG GGTTTCTTAGACTTGAAGATGAAAAGATGGATTAGGAACTTGATGACTAGGACCATTGCCATAGCACCAAGCCTTGTTGTCTCCATTATTGGTGGCTCCTCCGGCGCCGGTCGACTAATCGTCATCGCATCG ATGATACTTTCTTTTGAGCTTCCGTTTGCTTTAATTCCACTCCTTAAGTTTAGTAGCAGCAGTACCAAGATGGGACCTCACAAGAACTCTATGATA ATAATTGTCATCTCATGGATCCTAGGATTGGGAATCATAGGCATCAATGTGTACTACCTTATCACTGCCTTCGTGGGTTGGCTAATTCATAATAGTTTGCCAAAGGTGGGAAATGTGTTCATTGGGATCATAGTGTTTCCTCTGATGGCAATCTGTGTCGGCTCAGTTATATACCTAACATTCAGAAAAGACACTGTTGAGACATATATTGAGACCAAGGATAACACAGCAATGCAAACCCATGTGGAAAAGGGGTTCATGAATTCTAATGGTGAGTTAGAGTTGAACCATGGCCCTATCAGAGAAGATTTAGCTG